A segment of the Bos taurus isolate L1 Dominette 01449 registration number 42190680 breed Hereford chromosome 19, ARS-UCD2.0, whole genome shotgun sequence genome:
tccatcctaaaggagatcagtcctgggtgttcactggaaggactgatactaaagctgaaactccaatactttggccacctcatgcaaagagttgactcattggaaaagaccctgatgctgggatggcaggaggagaaggggacgacagtggatgagatggctggatggcatcaccaactcaatgcacatgagtttgagtaaactccaggagttggtgacggacagggaggtctggcatgctgtgattcatggggtcgcaaagagtcggacacgactgagcgactgaactgaactgagtaatacAAAATTCCCTGTATACATGTATTAGGGACATTTTCCTTAGAGAGGATTAGGTTTTCCTAACAGAGGGTTAGGATTCTTACAGGAGCATCTGACCCCCCCAGTGAAGAGTCACTCATCTAACATAGCCTCcttattttagagatgaagagacTAAAGTCAGAGAGATAAGTACTGCTTTATCAACTTTCAAAGAACCAGAACATGGTTAATCTTAAAGCCAGATTATGTCTGCTTCATTATCAACACCATTATTGTGTTTCTATGTCCCTATTAAACGTTTGAAacattcatttaatcttcataacccTAAATTAAGTATTTTTATCCCAACTCCACAGATGAGAAACCTGGAACACACAGAGGATAAATAATTTGCCCACGGCCATGGAGCCTTTAAGTACCAGAATCAGGACTTGAATCAAGACCAAGGTGTTTTGTTTCCTGAAGTTACATTCCTTTTTTAGAGAGGGAGGGAAGTCTTTTAAAGACTGATGATTCATTTATATAGTGTAATGCATAGATATTAAGTGGACTGTAAGGTTTTGTGAAATGCATACTTTTATGTAATTCATATCACCCCTATGAAGATACACAAATATCCTAACACTCCAGAAAGTTCTTTGGTGACCCTTCCCAATCCTAGACAACCCCTTCCACTAAGGCAACCACTGTTCTTGTTGCTATTACCACAGACTAAGCCTCTCCATTCTAGAAGCttacataaatggaattatactgtATGTACAGTTCTGCGTCTGGCTTCTTTTTTGCTCAATATAATATTtttggtgctagtgataaagaactcgcctgccaatgcaggagatgtaagagatgcgggcttgctccctgggtcaggaagatcccctggacgagaaaacggcaacccactccagtattcttacctggaaaatctcatggacagaggagcctggcgggctacagtccatggggttgcaaagagtcagacacgactaaagtgacttagctagCAAGTGTGCACATGTATGCATGCTGGTGCTAATGTCATTCATTCCTTTCTATTACTTGGCATTTCATTAAGTTTTAATATCCTTTCCATTTGGGGGCTATCATGAATAAAATTTAATCCTTAAACTGTTTTACAAGTCCTTTTGTAgatacatgttttcatttttgctgaACTATAAATGTGtgcttaattttataataaactgcTAAGCAAATTACCAAAGTggttacattttatattttccaaaacaatgAATCGAGGCTCTAGTTATTTCACATCCTTGTTGGTATTTGGTGGCGTCAAACTTTTTAATTTAACTATTGGGTATGGTGTGGTGGTAAGCTTTTAATGTTCATTTCCCTGATTTCAGAGATGACTGGTGACATTGAGCAGTTTTTCAAGGGTTTACTGGATACttgtatctctttctctttttattattgatttacagTGCTACAGTGTTTGGTACATATCCTTTGTCAGATACATATAGAGAAACCAAATTTCTCCCAGCCTGAGGCCTGACAGTTCAagttcattgatcttttcttctGCAGTATCCCATCTGTTCTTAAATTCctccaatacattttttttttcaacatacaGTTTTCAGATCTAGAATTTTCATTAGGCTCTTCTTGCTTATCTAGCAGTATTTGTTTAGTTAATGGATGCCAAGAGtacaaattttgttgttttccaaaCGTTGAGTTTGCCATTTATTTACTAGAGGATCAACTTTATCCTTTGAGGTTTCTGGGCTTTGTTATGGGAGTGCCACAGCTTTGTCTAAGATGTGATCTTGCTAGGGTCAATGGAATACTTATTTTGCTCTGCGTGGTCTCTCCATTCTGGCTGGTTGGAACTCTGGGATCTCCAGTACTGGGCTCATTCAGGAATATCCACTTACTTCACAGCCTTTCAACAGCTATCTTCAACCAGGGTATGCAGCGTCTTGCCCAGCACAAATGCAGCTTAGTATTTGGGCAAGGGCACAAGGAAATCCCTTTGCAGATTTCTGGAGACTCTTCTCTGTGAAGCTCCCTCGTCTCCAGGACCCTGCCCCAGCCCAGTGAGCTGAATTGTTGGTTTGTTTCCTCCACCCAGATGGCTGCTCCTGGACTCCACTTTCTTTCACTGTAGTTTGGAAAGCATTCCAAACAGGGAGAAAACTGCAGTGCATTTGAAGCTCATCTTTTGGTTTCTCTCTCAAGAATCATAGTCCTATATGTCTGTGTCCAATGCCAAAAAATTGTTATTCATGCACTTTTGTAGCATTTTTATAGCTCTTTGTGGTAGAAGGGTAATTCTGACACTCGTTATTCTGACTGCAACACCAAAGGTTTGAGTCTTCATCATCTGTGCTGTTCCTGCTCCTTCAGATGCCTGGTTCCTTTTGACCTGGTCTCTGCTCACCGGTTTCATCACAGAACTTGTGTCATCTGCACGGTCACACCCCTCACATGTCTATGCACATTCAGACGCTGCTTCCCTGTGCCCGGGCCTCCCTCCACGCTGGGTCCGTCTCCGTGCCACCTGCGCCACTCTTCCGCCTCTTGGCTCCCGTCTGTCCTTCTGAATCAGCGTGAATAGCATTTCCTCGGGTATTCTGTCAGGCCCTCCCAGAGTAGGCTGCACTTTCCCCAAAGCCTTATAAAACTTGATGACCACTTCTTATTTTATATGAATGGTATTTTTCTGCTTGATTCTAAGTTCTATCAGGGCAAGGGTGGGGATTTTCCTGTTTGATAAACGTGAACAGTAGTCACCTGTTGTTGTGCCACTTGAAAATGTCCATGAAAGATTTACACTAGTAAAAATACTGGATAAACTTGTTTTTACGATACCCAGAGGGAATTTACCTGAAGCTTCACTCTAACGATTAGTAACCTATCACACAGACCTTGCTCTGGGTGTCCTCAATCGCCTTCCAGGCAGATTTTCTCACTTCTGTCTTTCACCTCCCTCCTCTCACCATTCCCTGATGCCTTTACCAActaaactatatatatttttggtgCAAGGTAAATTACTAAAGCCATTATAAATCTTGTATCTCAAAGAACATATCTCGTTACAATCTCATAAAGCATACCCTTTGAAAAAACACAAGCAAACATAAATCCTAAATATTTTACAGGCATTTTTGTGACCAGAGCGAGAACTATATACAGCAAAATTCTTACAAAGTGCCTGTGAGCTCAGGAGTGAAATTACAGGTACATTTCTGACCCTTGCAGGCTAAGAAGAGAGTTCAACTAAACAAACCATGACTTCCTTAATTAATACAGTAGCCAGTGCCCAAAAATGCAGAGTATAGACTGGAAATACATAAGCTAAAAGCACAAGTGAGCAGTGGGTGGGATTGTGAGGTCGTTACGTTATTGTTCCAAACTGACAAATACACATGGATTTCTCAATACTGATTAGTCTGACTCCTACAGGTAATGCCACATTTTCACTCAGTAAAGTCCCCAAAGGACAATTTcaagcaaagttaaaaaaaaaaaaaaaagcactttccTGGGAAAGAGAAATAATACGACTTAAAAGCAAGTGAAAGGAAATGTAAGAGTGAAGGGATTCAAGAAATATCCAATAAAATGTTGAGCCAAATGACCTTTTGAAGTCCTTCCAATGCTTAAATTTTAAGAAGTCATTAATTtaactgtttacaatagccaagacatgaaaacaacctaaatgtccatcaacagaggaatgaataaagaagatgtggtacatatatacaatggaatattactccactataactgagtaatatttttaatattacaagccattaaaaaggatgaaataatgccattcgcagcaacatggatggacctggagactgtcatactgagcgcagtcagtcagaggagaaacactgTATGACGTCCTTTATATGATACTGAGCGCAGTCAGTCAGGGGAGAAACACTGTATGACGTCCTTTATATGATACTGAGTGCAGTCGGTCAGGGGAGAAACACTGTATGACGTCCTTTATATGATACTGAGTGCAGTCAGTCAGGGGAGAAACACTGTATGACGTCCTTTATATGATACTGAGTGCAGtcagtcagaggagaaacactgtatgacatcctttatatgtgccatctaaaaagaagtgaaacaaatgaacttattcacaaaacagataCAGACCCACAGACTCAGAAGAGGAAGTTATGGTTGCCAGGAGGGGAGGATGGCAGGAAGGGCCAGGGAGGGAGTCTGGACTGACGTgcacacactgttatatttaaaatggacaaccacaaggccctactgtacagAACAGGGAACGCTGCTcgatgtcatgtggcagcctggatgggaggggagattGGGGgcgaatggatacatgtgtatgcagaggtactttgctgtgcagctgaaactatcacagcattgttaactaACTATCCTCcaatattaaaaagatttttaaaaaatgaaaaagtttacCCTTGTCCACGGATTTAGGTTTAAGACACCAAGTAACTTAAAAAATTCCCACCTTCACATTATCTCACAGCTCTTTGGGTaaagggtgggagtggggttatTGCCAAGAACAAATACAGCAGATTACCACATGGGAGGAGACACTTGGGTGTATAGCTTTTCCAAACTGCAGACAGCAAGTAGTGCAAGTTGTAGCACtttgtaatttatatattttttcttttgagtctCTAATAGGCACATTATAACTTCAGAAATAAAAGCTACAGATTGTATCTATAGACATATTAAAAGTCACAGTGATTGGAAAGAAAATAAGGTGAAATAACTAAATTATGAAGAAACTTACCATTGATGTTACCACCAAGGCAGGAGAAAAGCCCATTGTGAGATAGAAAAAGAGCTCAATCACCTTATACCTGCAGAAGAGAAATGTGTTAATATAATTTATCTATTCCTACAACACTTAAACCATTTccttgccatttttttcttttgaaaaacaaatgtaaacTCTTAATGAAATGTATTTTCCCTACAGGAGACCATTACAGACTGAAATACTGTAGTTGAGTATAACAATGAACGAATACTTCTTtcaggattgttgttgtttagtcattaaatccTATCTGacccttctgtgaccccatgaactctagccctcctggctcctctgtccatgggattctccaggcaggaatactggagtgggttgccatttccttctccaggggatcctcctggcccagggattgaatctgcatctcctgcattgggaggtggattctttaccactgagccaccagggaaaccctttcaGGATTGATAAGGCATCAAATTCTACATGCTACATGGGAAATGTTCTTTGCCCAAAGTTATCACTGAATCCAATTAACCGTGCACCTTCCCTTTCTAATCCCAGTGTTTGCCTTCACCGTCATTCCAATTCATCACTATAAGACACTGAAATTATGAAGCTGCACAAGGAATAGCTTGGCGCCTCCTCTATCAGTGGCAAAGGGATGGGAGCCTTAAAGAACTAAGGGAATGTGTTTCTGATGGTCTATTTTGTATCTGCACAAACTCTTAATTTGTAAGGCTCATCATCTTAGATGCAGATTATTTGAAAATGCTAAAAAAACACACTGTACTGAAATTCAAGTTATATTTATGCCTAGTCAAACTACACTTTAAGTTTCTCGAAGGCAAGGGCCAAAGTATATTTATGTTTGGATCTGCAGGGCCTAGAACAGTATGTGGCACCATTTAGGTTTTCCCTAATACCTGCCAAACCAAATGGCCAAGGATGACTCGCATCTCGTTCTTAGTGTTTTGTACTCAAAGTCCACCAGGAGGTAATCATATCAGGGAACTGGGGAAGAATGTGGGTTTGGTTTACATCAGAAGGCCTGAAACAGGATAAAAAATAGTTGTCTTACTTTACTTCCTATTTTATCCAAGGGTATAAATTAGGGGTTTGAGTCTGAGAAGCAAACTGTTCccttggatatatatatatataatgcataacaCCACTCAGAATTGCTAATTATGGTCAAAAATGCACTTAAGTGAATTTCAAAGTTACAGAGAAGTTAGCTAAAACTactattttcttctgaaaagagaaaacaatttatTACTTTGTGACAAGCACACGTTATAGTCAATTCTGAGGGCCATTCTGCCAAAAACAATAGATAAAGAATTTAATAAACTGTATCCAAATAAATGATTTCATGGTTGTGAGTTTCTCAAGTTCAGGCATATGAAATGATGAGAAGAGCCATGGAATAGGAACTAGGCCACCTGGGTCCTAATTCCAGATGTGTCACTGATTTCATGCATGTACTGAATGTTCTCAGTTTTCAagcatgaagcagaaatagacgaCTTGAAGGTCTCTTCTAGAACTAAGATGCTAAATTTCAATAAGCTTTCTTTTTATATTGCTTCACACACTAGGACCTTTGAAtaccaggttaaaaaaaaatgtgttccatGGTGAGGATACTAAGAGTTCATATACCCTTCCAAACATCCCCCTTCCCAGGAGTCTTGGGTTGGAACAGCTGCTGGGCTCCTAACTAGGTTAAGTGTTATGCTGAGGGCTTAATATCGATTATCTTCAACCTTCCTAGAAACTTAGAAAAGCAGTTATTTTTCTCATGTGGTAACTGTAAGTCACAGAGGCAGGCTAGTTTGTAGATACAACTAGTCTGGCTGAGGATGTGAAGTGAAGTCTGACTCATTTCAGAGTCAGAACTGAACTGCCATTGCAGATGAGAGAGAAGGCTACTTTGTCCTTCAGCTACATCATGTGTTACACAGGCACCATTCATTTGTCTACAGCAATCTGTCCACCAGTGATATAGAGCAAATGGTTCTGAAGATTTGTTAAAACAATATATATTCTGTTTATGTATTTCTACTATTTTGAAGTACAAATGTAAAGTAAATCATACTGTAATGTAGATAAAATTTAGGAAGTTAATTTTAAAGgtattaaatgtaaattattttctcttacttTTCATGGTAGAGAAATACATAAATGGTTCCTCCAGCTGCCATGAGCCAGATAAACCAACGCATATGAGATGCCAGGGGTCCAAGTTCACGGAGATTTAACCTAAAAATGTAAACATGACAACAGAGAACAGAAGTGATAAATGAAAGGAATTCATAaaacctgtgttttcctctagtcCTGAAAACTGATAGAGAAGGTAAGAGGATAagaccagaaagaaaaagcactcAACATGTGGTGGAGGTATCTGGGCAACTGGGGTAAAATTAATAACTTAAAGAGACATGTACAGGTGAGCCCCAGCACACCACGACACCCGACTTTCCTGATTAGGCGGGCTGCTGCAGAGGCCACTTGCCTTCTCACTCCTGACTGTGTACTTGAGAGCAGACTGTTTACAAAGATTACTGAGAACAAAACCCTCAACTGGATCCCACACACACAACAGATACCTAATACACAGACCAAGTATCTCTGCCAAGAGAAAACTTCAGAAGAATTAGCCCAACATATGTCATGTAAGATATTTTGTTAGAATTTAACCATGGACTCCTGTGAAGCCTGAACTTAAAATGCTACAAATTCATCTGTACTAAATTCTGATTAATagatatgggggaaaaaatgttattCTGAATGACTATTACTACAAAATTAGTATTTCCAAATGGAAaaggtaccatctgcatatcgaAGACTTACATGTGAACAAACTGTTTATTGTAATATTTGTTTCCTCAgtctacatttaaaatttttatttacttattttaaattgaggtatactTCACAAAAGCCTCCAAGTATTCTCGCTCCAATATGATGCAGACCTATAATTTAGTAACAGGTACTGGGGAGAGACAGCACTTACTTTTTACTACAACACATAATTAGGTTTCTTTTGAATGATGGATGCTACATTAGTCAGAATCCAGAGACTGGGTGTTTCTAATGACTATAGTAGTTGACGGCATAATATCAATTTCCGAGTGGTTAAAACTGGACCATACCGTGGTAGAGGAaaactaatttttctttaattatggaTTCAAAACAGCACAAGACTCTATCTTGTCTATACCGAAAAGACAGGAAGAACCAGGACACTGAACTGAATACCAGGCATTTTAAATGGCTAACTAATTAGGCTAGCTCTCTTATTCACATAGCTGAAGAAATGAGAGCCGCATTCCATATATAGTAGCTACTGTGCTGTGAAGACAAGCAGTGTGAATTTCAAAAGTTAGCTtgttttctttacatatatatttatagcatTTCCATTTAAACAATTAGATGTCCAAGTATTCTGAATAGCagaagcacaaagaaagaaaatggaaggcAAAGGTAATCTATTTCCAAAGTGAGCGTGCTACCTACACACAACTTTGTAGCACTTCTCTGGAACATTCCAGGGCAGATGTGTATTCTGAGTGTCAGCAACCTTGTTTCCTTACAGTCTGCAAGCTGACTCAAGCAaatcaaaatgggaaaggaaaaaaacccgtgtatgtatgttttttggggtggagggcagggacaGGAAGACAGGAGGGAAGAAGGACTGAGAATTCTCTCATAAAAATGCTGTCTTCAGAAAAACTGTATCTTACCATGGAGCGTAAGACGCAGCAATGAAGAAATAGATGACCATTCTATCGCACATGTGAAACCAATGCTCCACTGTCCTGTGGGGGCAAACACATCAGACAAAGTtttcagaaaactgtaagactgGAAGTAGGGGTTGTCACTCTGCTAGGCCACAACAGCCACTCTTGTTCCTAGTTCTCATGGCATACATAAATGGGctttcaaagtcacacagctttcttttttttttaataaaatgaagccACAAATAAAAGCTTTATTATTAAGATTACACATACCAAAGATTCTCTCCATGTAAGAACCCCACAACAATCAGAAACTCTGAAACTATTAAACAATAACAAGCAAAATCTGTGCTTTCtgatgttttccatttcttttagatCCTATCTAACAGGAAAATGAAGTTCCCCGAGGACAGACCACCTCTCAACCCCTATCATGGTGCAGGGCACAAACCTGTGAGGGCTCAGTAAAATACCCCCTAAAGCCACAGTCTTTTTAGAATGTCTCTGAAGCAGCCTTTACTCCAAGTACCTTAATGCAGACAATAAGTTGCAATAAAGCAAATTTAGAAACTAATTTAGGAACAGCAATGAcacaaacaaggggaaaaaaaaaatggttatctGCTGTCAAGAGGGTAGCCGCCTGCGCTTCTAAGCAAGTTTTCTCCTGCAACTGAAGGGTCAGGAAGTGTACAACGATCCGGCTCCCCGAGGTCTATTCACAGAGCGGATAAGACAGGATCTGCCCTTCACTGAGGGAACGTAAAAAGTACAAACGCACTGCactgtctttaatccactttcaGCCCAAGTGGTGGACACGACGGCTTGGTGGTTGACCAGCATTAGACCTGCCTCGCCACACACCCTGGGGTGGCCAGGGCAGGCCGAGGGTGTCCAGCCAGTCAGTGCTGGTCACTACATTAATGTTCTCAAGCCTGACTGCCTTTCAGAATCGTCCAGGGAAGCTACAATACAGTCACAAACTCCAGGCCAGCAGATCCTGACTTAACAGGGCTAGAAGATGAGGCAGAAGGTGGAGGGAAGAGGGGAATCTCTTTTTTTAACTGCTTGGACGACTGTGATTCTGAGCCAGTTCTGGGGCCTTTCTAATTCTGCTTTC
Coding sequences within it:
- the MMD gene encoding monocyte to macrophage differentiation factor isoform X4: MRFQSRFQRFMNHRAPANGRYKPTCYEHAANCYTHAFLIVPAIVGSALLHRLSDDCWEKITAWIYGMGLCALFIVSTVFHIVAWKKSHLRTVEHWFHMCDRMVIYFFIAASYAPWLNLRELGPLASHMRWFIWLMAAGGTIYVFLYHEKYKVIELFFYLTMGFSPALVVTSMMAHIKDVIQCFSSD